One Hemibagrus wyckioides isolate EC202008001 linkage group LG07, SWU_Hwy_1.0, whole genome shotgun sequence DNA segment encodes these proteins:
- the mmp14a gene encoding matrix metalloproteinase-14a → MVTWSVLWLALTALCVSSDKEVRPEIWLQQYGYLPPGDVRAQAIRSPKAIASAIIAMQKFYGLTITGTMDPETVSAMQRPRCGVADKFGSEQKSNLRKRRYVIQGQKWDKAEVTFSIQNYSPKVGEYETHEAIRKAFKVWESVTPLKFREIPYYQIRERPERFADIMLFFAEGFHGDSTPFDGEGGFLAHAYFPGQGIGGDTHFDAAEPWTTGNVDQGGNDVFLVAVHELGHALGLEHSGDPSAIMAPFYQWMETENFVLPEDDRRGIQQIYGTRSGEVPQPPAPRPTRKPDRPSVGPDICKGHYDTIAILRGEMFVFKDKWFWRMRDGKPLQGYPMPTGHFWKGLPSSINAAYERSDGKFIFFKGDRYWVYNEATMDPGYPKTFKELGTGLPKDRIDAALFYTPNGNTYFFRGSKYYRFNENTRSVDADYPKPINTWSGVPDDIKGAFINDDRAFTYFYKANKYWKFNNKQMKVESGYPKSVLTDWMGCELDDSTKPDGTDEEVIIIEVNNSDGFPGGAAVIVIPLFLLACVLMVLGALLFFRRYGTPRRLLYCHRSLLDKV, encoded by the exons atatGGCTACAGCAGTATGGATATCTTCCTCCTGGTGATGTGCGTGCTCAGGCTATCCGCTCCCCCAAGGCCATCGCCTCTGCTATCATCGCCATGCAGAAGTTCTACGGCCTCACCATCACCGGAACCATGGACCCTGAAACAGTCAG TGCAATGCAGCGACCACGCTGTGGGGTTGCAGATAAATTTGGCAGTGAGCAGAAGAGCAACCTGAGGAAAAGACGCTATGTCATTCAGGGTCAGAAGTGGGACAAGGCAGAGGTCACGTTCAG CATCCAGAACTACTCTCCTAAAGTGGGAGAGTATGAGACTCACGAGGCCATCCGGAAGGCCTTCAAGGTTTGGGAGTCGGTCACACCACTCAAGTTTCGGGAAATTCCATACTACCAGATAAGAGAAAGGCCCGAAAGGTTCGCAGACATCATGCTTTTCTTTGCTGAAGGCTTTCATGGTGATAGCACGCCATTTGATGGGGAGGGAGGCTTTCTGGCCCACGCATACTTCCCTGGCCAGGGGATCGGAGGTGACACACACTTTGACGCAGCAGAGCCTTGGACAACTGGCAATGTGGACCAAGGAG GAAATGATGTTTTCCTGGTCGCAGTGCATGAGCTGGGGCATGCACTGGGTTTAGAGCACTCTGGGGATCCTTCTGCTATCATGGCTCCATTCTACCAGTGGATGGAGACTGAGAATTTTGTGCTTCCTGAGGATGACAGACGTGGAATACAACAGATTTACg GTACTCGGTCAGGAGAGGTGCCTCAACCCCCTGCCCCGCGGCCTACTCGCAAACCTGATCGACCATCAGTCGGACCTGATATCTGCAAAGGCCACTATGACACCATTGCCATCCTGCGGGGAGAGATGTTTGTCTTTAAA GACAAGTGGTTCTGGCGAATGCGTGACGGTAAACCTCTTCAGGGTTACCCCATGCCCACTGGACACTTCTGGAAAGGCCTGCCATCCTCTATCAATGCAGCCTACGAACGTTCAGATGGGAAATTCATCTTCTTTAAAG GTGATAGGTACTGGGTGTACAACGAGGCCACTATGGATCCTGGATATCCTAAAACCTTTAAGGAGTTGGGCACAGGCCTTCCTAAAGACAGAATAGACGCTGCACTCTTCTACACCCCAAATGGAAACACCTACTTTTTCAGAGGCAGCAA GTATTACCGCTTCAATGAGAACACACGCTCTGTGGATGCAGATTACCCCAAACCCATCAATACGTGGAGTGGAGTGCCTGATGATATCAAAGGAGCCTTTATAAACGATGATAGAG CCTTTACCTACTTCTACAAAGCCAACAAATATTGGAAGTTCAACAACAAGCAGATGAAGGTGGAGTCTGGCTACCCCAAGTCTGTCCTGACCGACTGGATGGGCTGCGAGCTTGATGATTCTACAAAGCCGGACGGAACCGACGAGGAGGTCATCATCATTGAGGTGAACAATTCAGATGGTTTCCCTGGAGGCGCGGCAGTCATAGTGATCCCTCTCTTCCTGTTGGCCTGTGTGCTCATGGTTCTGGGAGCGTTGCTGTTCTTCCGGCGCTACGGTACCCCACGACGCCTCCTCTACTGCCACCGCTCTCTACTGGACAAGGTTTAA